GACGCTGGCAATCGCTCGCGCCCACGGCGTCCCGATCGTGGCGCGTGGCGGCGCGACCAGCCTCGCGGGGCAGACCGTCGGACAAGCGATCCAGCTCGACTTCTCGAAGTATCTCAACCGGATCGTGGAGCTAAACGCCGCCGCAGGCTGGGTGCGAGTCCAGCCCGGCATCGTGCTCGATCATCTCAACGGCGAGCTAGCGCCGCACGGCCTCACGTTCGCGCCGGATGTATCGCCGTCCAACCGTGCGACGATCGGCGGGATGATCGCCAACAATTCGTCGGGCGCCTACTCGCTGCGCTACGGCAAAACGATCGATCATGTGCTGGAGCTGCGCGTGCTGCTGAGCGACGGCAGCGAGACGACGCTGCGGCCACTCGCGGCG
The window above is part of the Herpetosiphonaceae bacterium genome. Proteins encoded here:
- a CDS encoding FAD-binding oxidoreductase, whose product is MASDALFAELRRSVDGEVYADRISRALYATDASPYQIEPVAVVVPRTLDAVRATLAIARAHGVPIVARGGATSLAGQTVGQAIQLDFSKYLNRIVELNAAAGWVRVQPGIVLDHLNGELAPHGLTFAPDVSPSNRATIGGMIANNSSGAYSLRYGKTIDHVLELRVLLSDGSETTLRPLAA